GTAATTGTCCTGCGACATTCTCCCGTCAGCCAAGGTCTCGATGATGtgtcgcgagagaaaaaaaggagtaGTATCGATGGCACACAGCAGCTgcgtttttctctcctcgAATGAGCAGGTTCACCTCCGTCGTCGTGGTCGAAAGGAGCCTAGCGCAGCGCGACCAGAAGTAGAGGaggcagaagaaaaaaagcggcGGTAACGAGCCAGTCGTGCGAGAGAGGCGGGAAATGGTGCAACAGGTGCGCCAGTTGTAAGTAGACTGTTCGCGGCATCGCGCGACAAGTATTATTTATACAGCGCCGCACGCGGGACGCGGTCCGTGCCACCACCGCGTGTACAATGTGTATACCTTGTCAGTCGACGCTGCTTCTCGCGCTGGCTCGTCTCTCTACCAGTACGTTCATTGCCGCGCTCGCttgcgcgcgtatgtgtgtacgtacgtacgtacgatCGCCCGTGACTCGGTACGCGAGCGTAATTGGGTATTCGGCCGGTATAGCCGTCATTCCCATCGAGTATTTTGGCAATCTTTCACTTGCCCGCTCGCTGACGTTGGCTCGTCtatcattctttttttttcggggcTTTTGCACTCGCCTCTCCCACGTTCGCCACGATCACAGCGTGTACAGTCGAGAGACGCTGGATATGTCCACGGGGAAATTTCCCGCGGACGAAATTGTCTTAATAACGCTGTGCTCTCGGGACTGGTACGCGCTATCGACTTTTCACTATGACTACTTTGTGTCGATTGAATTTTTCCCTGATAAATTCTTGCGCGCGTTAGCACTCGATGCTGAAGAATTTCCACGCGACGAGTTTTCCGATATCCTAGTTTTCACGCACAATCGAATCCTTTTTGGAATCTCATTAGCGCGGCCCTTTCGCGCGATACGCCGCAATGTACAGTTGCTAGGCCCCATGAATAATCcatgatgatttttttctctcaataAAAGTCGAAGCTCTGGTGCGAATGTTTATACGGAATCACAAGGATCTCTTATCTAATCGGTGTATGTAACGATCTCTTCTTTCTTCAAAAGGCTAACTGTTAACTGAACAAATGCCCGTGTTTCAGCTACGCGATAATTCGCACAGACGGATCGATATGCGGTTTCGATTCCAACCTTGAGCTTGATAATGcagaaaaacgcgcgcgcgcgcgcgctttgcaTCTGACGTTCTTTATCCTTTCACTTGGTCGCCGGCCGATCGCGCAGAGAAGCGGAGAGACAAGCGCaacttttctctcgctctctgcagTACTTATGCGTGTGCACATTTCTCAGCGAGACGTTCCTTTGAGTTGCAGCCACTTCCTTGTGCCTGTGCGAGCCTTGACTTTTGGCGCCCTCAAGGTCCGCTATACACCTCCCGGAGAATTTGCGCTTCCGTGGCGCGAGTGTGCGCATTCATGCAATTGCCGATTGGCAGTGCGTTGCTCTTTTTGTTTGTCCCCCTCGCTCGGCGCATTAGCCAGGCTGCTCGCATACGTCCGCCTACTACTGGCGTCGAATCGTTAATTTGACTTACGAGCTTGGGATTAGGTAAGCTCGGCTTATTACTTTCCGATGCGAACACACGGGCTGGATTTCTTCTGGCCGGTGCAATGAATTCATTGAACCCGCGTGCTTGTGATGGATCGGCTGTAAAATCGCGCGGACCTATATCTCAATGCATGCATAGACGAATAGGATCATTTATTGACCCAGTCGAACTCGCCTTTATCTCAAGTATTTGTGTCAATAATAATCGTAGGCGAACCATGTATAAGAATCATTGTGATTGCATATCTATCGATAAACTGGAAACGCGCCGCCTAATCACTACATCGATAAGGCTTGCAAGACTTTTCGTCAGTCGGCATTTTCCTCATTTTCACGGCTGTATACGCGCGACGCGCCGGAGAAAGTGGTCCAAGGAGGATCAAACAAGTATTACGAATCCTTGACTCATTTGACTGAGACTAATGTTTACTCTCGTTTTTCGCGCTGACGGACGGGATTTTCGATTTCAATCGACTGCACCGGTGTAAAGCCTTTACACCAACGCTTTCTACGCCCAAATTGGTGCAATTTTTACATATCTTGCCATTGACTAGCAATAATTGAAGTTTTGGAGTTGTTGTAAAAGATTAAATAATCACAAAaaccttgaaattttttgttgCCCTTTTTGATACTAGCAATTTGTAGCATAGGTGCTTTCagttttattcaaaattgtGATAGCTTTACTTTTGCATTTATATAGGTCATTGCGATTCAGGGCCGCAAACCATTGACATTTTGCGGTCACCCGTTTCATCACCAAAATTTTGTCGCAACTTCtaatcaaatataaaattttgagcAAGATATTTCAAGAGAATTTCAGAGCCTTCTTGCCTTCTCTTAAATTATCAGAAAACCGGTGAAAAATTGGAACTACcaaaaagaaaatatgagATGTAAAAACTTTATGGTTCGGTTTAAAATTCGTTATACGAATTGAAATATCTGACGACACAGCAATTTATACTAAGCAAATACGACCTGCAACATAGACCTTTTAAAGCAACAATCTATTAAGTGGAAAATTTATGCTACAAAGAATGATTGCTCATAGACGAAAGTATAATACGATTTGGCAAGTAACTACTTACAGCTGCTGAAGCTTAACACAATTTGATTGCCATAGACAGAAACATATTCTTTCTTGTCCGACAATAGCGTTTATTATGTACTAACTATTGAATAAATGGGGTGGATTCATATTCACAGCTAGGATCTTACATgtgtaaaaatgttaaattcaAAACATATCGGGCAGATTTtgacaaatttttattacagatTTATTTGAGTACtttagaaatatttatttcattgtTTTTCTAGCATCAACCTGTCATGGTTCACAATCgatatattgtttcaagctTTTATTGGAATATTACTATGTACAAtgttatttgtaaaaaaatagattGGTAAATTGTCttctaaaatttaattagttacaattttattgaaaaaggaGATTTTTAAGTTCTAgaataaatgttttggcttgtGCGCAAACAACATGCACCAAACCATGCTAATAAGACCAATAGCCAAGCCAAGACCAATTAATGTCCAATAAACACCGTCTAAAATCTTCATCGGATAGACAAGACTATCGTAAAGCAAATTAATGTTTGGATCATCTAATTCGACTCCCTGTAAAGGTATATATGATGGATGAGTTTTATGAtggattaaaaaaattttgttttcaaaaaatttcacaTACCTCATCGATCCAAAATACTGGCATTAAAGAATGAGCTAATTTGTTTGTCAAATTGATGCCATGGATTGGACGgtagaaaatgttaaattgcactcttttgcttcctcttaaAACGGTACCACTTTTctagaaattaattttccacATTAGCCTCAATGAAATACATTCTTTTATAGTTATCAATTAAATAAACATTGAGTCATGttcaaataaaagaaaaagtcaGAATTTGTATTGTGATAAGATGCCGAGAAAAAttcttgttttaatttttattatctcCTGTAGATGGCAGGTATAATCAACAAAATATCAAACGCAATGGTAACATTAAAATAGGGCGCTGTTTTACTGACAGAATACAGGAATCTGTTTTATCTATGCATCCACTACTACATATCGCATGTGTATAGaagaatttgtaaatatttgctTTACTTACGGGCTCCAATTCAACAAAGATTTCATGCTTAGATTTGTCAGGATTGAGACCTTCAACGCTTTCCCGATATTTTTCGTGTGCCAAATAAAAGTGTGGAAATGTGAGGACCAACGGTACATCTAAAAGACAAAAGTTTAGGATTTAATATACTATGTACGTCTATATGAtgcattataataatttgaaaatgtTATGTAACGTTAAATCTTACTTTGACATCGATATAATTCTAAAGCACCATCAAGTAGACAACCGTCTTCACCATTTATTCCTTTTGtttcttttaaacaataacatTTATTTGCCGAATAATTTGCCCCAGACATTAGCATGTCTTTCTCTACTACGAACCTCAGAcctttgatatttttatattcagtTTCGTCATTATAGTGTAAATTCACTGTTCTGAAATTTGAtatcaatacatttttttaaatatcatgcaattcattataattaaattataagtGTATTATAATATCTACCTGCATATATCCGATTGAAAGACGTTAACTCTTGAAAGCTGAGTTCGATGAGGTGGGAAAATTGTTGTATCAGTGCCATAAATGTTATTGCATGTGCCGTTAGGTTTCCACGCGTCAACTGTCGACGAATTCTTCCAAGCATAAATTTCTCCTAAAGTACTAATATCTTTGACGCCGCTACTGACTTTGTACCTGCCATCGTGAGTATTATTTTTCTGGAAAAGAGAAGTACTTTTTGTAAAAAGGTATATAAGCATTTAATTTgttatgtatacatattacATACGTAGCTCAATAAAGAAAACACAAATGGACCATCTACGCCTTTGTCGGGTACTTTTAATTGGGCTGGAGCATTTCTTCTTATTTGGTTGCAGATGAGTCTGACGGTTCCGCCACCATTAGAGCAATTAATATTAACACCATCGAATAAGAACTTTTTGACTGTTGTTGTCAGAAATACATTCTTCGGATTGTCAAATAAGTGAGGAACAACGGTACCTAGCAACTCGGACATCAATCGCTTTTCCGCTATAAGGCTTATagcctaaaaaataaaatttaaacataATTATTATAGATAACTACTTACATATACGATATGCAATATCTTGCAAATtcaatgtaataaaattgtagtataaaagcatttttaataaatctaaAGTCATATTTACAAATCTACAGACAGATACACAAGACGTTTGTTAATGGACAAACCgattaacatttaaattacCATCAACGGCAAATGAGCAACTATAATGTTATCATCTTCCTTGTTCGGTTTGGATGCATTCtcattaaatgaaaataattgagTTTGATTATATGAGTAAGTACCATCTTCATCTTCGGTTATATCATATTTGTGCCTATATTCACTGAAAAAGATACAGTTATGTGAGTGAATGCTATTAATCTTAGCTTAcaattagaaatattttaacttACTCATAAACGTATGGGCCAACTTCTTTTACTATGGGTTTAGCTCCATTTTGAACTTCGTCAGGATTAGAcacattgaaaaaataaactttaaacTGTAATGGAATTGGGAGTGTTTCCCACCTTTCGTATGCTTCAGTTCCGTTTACTAATTTCATAGTCTGAAAACAGAAAATTTTGCAACCTcaatatataaatttcaaaactaTAAACAGAAACAGACGTATAGTGGTCAGCTATAACcgatcttttataaaaatgatatcTGCGTGATTGCAGAACTTTTATACGCATTGATGCAGCCCGAGTCAATGAAATTtgatcgttttttaaaatatgtgctTTGCGCTATTACTGACATATTTCTTTGGAATTACTTACATCATCGACCTGTTGATTAACAAGTAACGGGAATACATAGAATCCCAATAAAAGACCAACCCCTGCTAGAATGAATCCAAACGCAACACACACAGATCGGCAGATGCGAAGCGACATCTTGGAATTGATGGCTCAAATTTGCTTTCTATCTTGAATGAGTACTTCAGTGAATGAATGTTTATTTGAAAAACTATTGAAAGCACTTGAGCATTGTTAAAGAGAATAAAGAAAAGACTTTTAACCGCCGAACGAAGGCCCACCGTGAACGGAGCGGAACCGCCTACGTTCTGACAGAGATTAAAGTAAAGAATCGAAATTTCCTGTTAGTTATCTctatcaatttataattatcTCTTCTACTGCAAGAATAATCAGCAACCTAAATTCTTAACTGATAATGAACAAATGTTAACATCTTGATCAATGAAATATGAACCGACTACTGTAATGcatatttcataaaaaaatcattataaaCATCTGTGATTCCAGATCTCGcatgaaaatcgaaaaaatttgCTAAAAAAGATCCTTGctacatttttaatatcagTACACGCAATCTCCTTCATAGCATTGTTTGGGTTCGACAACTTCCTTCGTatcttattaaattttcaatctaCTGCAACGTATGCTCTTGTTTTTATCTTTCTAAGAAACAGCTGATAACTGATGGCGAAAAAATAGCGCTTGAGTGCGTAACATAACAATTTGACGTATAAAAAGATAATATATGAATAAGAGAAAAACCAATACATCGCAGTATAAGAAATTCTAATGCACATTAGTCTTAGGATGATTGACTCGAACCACTAATCAAAGCCGTGATTTTTGCGTCAAGTAACGCTGTTGCTCATATGCATATTTGCGTGTAGGTTTCTTTGTAGCTGAACTTTCGACTCGGCGATATTGGACAAGATACGGcctatatacttatacatagTTATAGTGTGCCCGCGTTAAATGCCGGCAGAAGATAAGAGAGCGGCTACCAAAGCGCCTGATGGAAGTCATCGAATGAGCGTCCGCTGCCAAGCTAGCTACGAAAGTGACGGTACTTTTCGTGTCGACTTTAACCCCTGGCAGCATATCTCCGCGACCGGCAACATAACGAGATCGAGCTATACTCATTCAGCTCGTGCTCGCGAGACCAGCTGGGCCGCGCCTCCTCTCGCTAGATCAAGTTTTGGTAAGTACCTGCTACTGTTTAAATATATCTACTACGCCGACTATACTAGAGTATACATCTATTTGTCTTTTCAGTCATACGGTCTTATGCATACTCAAACTTCTTATGAATTAAACAAAGTGCCTTGTGATGCATGCATATTCGCTTCTTGGTATTTTACAACGcgcaaaagaaaatatttcttGCTTACATCAGAATTTTTTCTGCGTTATAGGTTaagataatattaaaaataataagtatacgTATCAAATTCAAATGTATTGCGAGATTCGAAGAGTCGAGAAACTACCATGTTTTTCAGTCGATTAATCTGTTGTTGTTTATGCACTCTCTGGATTTAGTATCAATGTAGCCTGTTATCGCATGTCTTATAAACACTATATGCACTGGCTGCGCGTGCACACTGATATTATTAAAGTGTCATTGGATATTTCATCGAATTCATTGTATTGGTAAACGAGCGCATTTCAGAAAGTTTATGCTTTCCAGGTGAACAGGGGCTAATAAGCCGAAAACCGGTTCAATATCATGTCGTCGAAGGGCCATACTTTTGACTCGAACTGCATGACGCTGACACGTTTCGTGCTAGAAGAGCAGCGTAAAGTGCCCAGCGCCACCGGTGATCTGACGCAACTGCTCAACAGCATTCAAACAGCGGTTAAAGCCGTTAGCTCGGCTGTGAGGAAAGCCGGTATTGCTAATATGTGAGTATCTCGCGCGTGGCATGATAACGCGTCACCAGAGAGACGAGCCTACCAAAAGCTGTTGTTCAGTTTCTCCTATTCTATAATTATGCAAGCAAGTCTCGAGGCCGACGCTAATACTATTCTAAAGCCAAAACACACCCGCCACTATTgctatatatctatattgaGCCAGTGGAAATTTTTCCGGGATCTCGGAATAAAATAGTTATCTATACTTCTTTGCCGATTGTTGATCAGCCTTATTTCTACTTTTCTCACGGGGTAATCAagagattaaaatttttttcttttcgatatacaaaaattttaaattactatATATAAAGCAAATAAGgcttttttataaagtaaTGTATTGTGATcgttagaaaatttaaaatattaatatgaCACACTGAATACAGACAACTTATCCAGCTTATCCTAATTAGAATCATCCAGTGAAAAATTACTCACACAATTTATGTAGTGTATAATAACGAAAAAGTTTATCAACAAACCCTTGCAAACTTACACTGTTGATGGTTTTTGATATAAGTCTTGGAAATAGCAGATGTCCAAGGTATAAGCCAGACGAACACGCAATAATGCAACTAATCATACAAGTAATTGCAATTAACACATGTGTATTAGGCATACTTTTACACTTTGTCGAGAAAATATAAATCTCCTACTTATTATAATCAACTAAGTTATATATGCATTGATGCAACTGATATGTAGACTTTTTCGAAGCACTGTGACCCTTAGTTTTCAACTTTTTCATTTATCTTTGTAGCTATATCTGGTTATCGTGTTTTATCGTTACAAAGCGTTTAATTGATTCTTCCGATAAAGGAAAATGTAATATTCGTTCAAATTTAATATCTCGTATCTTTGTTGTAATCTTTTGTCGGGACATAGAAGTATAGATATATAAGCTTACGATGTTGGtctaaaattcaaatattctaagaaaaaagttttttttatcctttatatttttgtagcaggcttaaaatcaattttgaaaatatgaaatataagATATTATAGCATAGATTAAAAAACTTAGGTACGGAATTGCCGGCACGACAAATGTTCAAGGTGAAGAAGTGAAGAAACTTGATATTCTGAGCAAcgaattatttattaacatgCTCACATCTTCATTTACGACGTGCCTCCTTGTCTCCGAAGAGAATCCCTCGGCCATCGAGGTAAAGACCGAGAACCATGGAAAATATATCGTGTGTTTTGATCCGCTCGACGGTTCGTCTAACATCGATTGCCTGGTCTCGGTCGGCTCGATCTTTGgcatttacaaaaaattggACAACAGCAAGCCGCCAAGTGTTTCGGATGCTCTTCAACAAGGCAAGAACCTCGTAGCTGCTGGTTACGCTTTATACGGGTCAGCCACCATGATGGTGCTGTCTATTGGTCAGGGTGTCAACGGATTTACTTACGATCCAGCTATTGGTGAATTTATTCTTACCGAGAAAAATATGAAGATACCGTCGAGAGGAAAAATATACAGGTAAAAAATGTGCCAAAATATTCATATTCGATTTCTAAACATAATTGACCATCTTCATTCTTCAGCATAAACGAAGGAAACGAAAGAACGTGGGATAAGGCTATCAAGGAATATGTCGATTTAAAAAAGAATCCGTCATCTGGAAAGCCATATGGAGCCAGATACGTTGGATCCATGGTAGCTGATGTTCATAGAACGATCAAATACGGAGGCATTTTCATGTATCCCGCTACAAAAGACAATCCTAATGGCAAAGTAGGTGTATTTATAACTACGTATTGATGATTCCATCACGATTGATCTAATAATTTGATTACTGAATATTTGCAGCTTCGCTTGTTGTACGAGTGTATTCCAATGGCTTACATTATTAAGGAAGCTGGTGGACTGGCATCAAATGGAGAAATCAACATCTTAGATATAGTGCCAAAAGACATTCATCAAAGATCTCCCATATACTTAGGTTCGACCGAAGATGTCGAAGACGTTCTCAATTGCATAAAGAGGCACAAGTAACTGCACTCTGATTAAGTTCATGACTTATCTGAGCATTATGtttaagaaaaactatttttactTGCATTTATACAATATCTCAAGTAAATCTATACACATTTAAGACAATCAAAATTCACATTCGAAATGAAATAATCATTTGTAATTTAGCTATAACTTATGCATTTGTAATTCCTCAGAAGCTATTTTCGGTAAAACCATAAATGTATACTTACTCTGTagacaaaaataaatgtttttctaGATTTCTGCAAAATAATTTCACCCATCCGGCATAGATAAACGCCATACTATGAGGATATCGCAATACCAGTTTTGACAAACCTTTGATTATATAAACGTACTTTACCGtgtaataagaaaaaaaagatttttctttttttttttaatttttataaccaaacATAACTTTGGAACACGGACAcgctgatttttttatttttgtagttAGCTTCTAATCTATTTTTTGTTCTTGGAATTGATTCAAAACAACAATTACTGCGTTTTCGCAATGAGCACCCAATATATTATTATCGCTTTTCATATAATTCTGACAAGTATCCTGGATGGAGGAAAAGCAAGAATAGTTATTCTATTGATGGTAAATATCTAGTATCAATGTTTCAAATTCAATGAAATTATTTCATATTAATCGATTGTGCTCAAGGTGTGGGTCATACCGAAGATATTCCTTACTTATTTTACTTGTCTGATGTTGGTTTATCGGAAGATCCTGAAGTTCAAAAAACTATAAGTAGATATGTTAGACTGATGACAAATTTCGCTAAATATGGGTAAGAGTTAAACGTTCTTTTCCACTTCATAGTAATTTCGCAATACCGAACCTATCatatgatttttaattttacctACTGGTACAGAAGATCCCTTGTTAGGAATATCATGGCCAGATTCTGGAATTCTTGGTAATCATTTAGATATTAATACCGATTTAGCCACTGGATTACGACCAGTAAGTCGTCAAGTGATTGCCTATGAACTTATGGGTCTAGGACGATCTCATATGTTGAATAGCTGTTTAGAATGATAATGTTATAAAATACGCGTAGGCGATATTTATATGccacaaaaataattatactgACACTGCTTTAAGCTGAAATTGCTCAATCAAAATTTCTAACCAGGTCCCTCTTTTTGCTAACGTAAATTACCATCCCGATTCCTTCTTATATCGAGGTTTGTGCACCTTAGTGaataaatgtaattttatGCGAGGTTTGTAAAATAGTTTACCATAAATTGGTCtgtgtttattaataaattcaacaaattttaacataaatcagataaaataatatacctAATGCTAATTTACTAACTCTATGTACGATTGCAAGGAATTAAACGGCTTAAAATcttcaataatttaaaaaccaaaacaaatacaaattaaaaaatatatatatatataaaattgttcACGACTTAATAGCACTTGCACCGAACAGATAAACATTTTTGTATTTCGACTGCACTTCGTACATGGACATCTAATTTCAATAATTACAAATACACGTATACAATGAAATCAGTGATCTAAAATTCGCAAGTTTCCAGAAACAATCTTATTTTCGAGAATTGTGCCTGATGGGAGATCTATCCTTTCTCCTTGATTTGCTATGATGATTACAGTTCCTTTTAGAGTAACTTTTCTGCCAAATGTGACATCGCCAGAAACTGTCAAGTGATCCAGTTCTAAGATGTCAGGAATCGTTGGAAATCTGTTCAGAAATTCTTTTAcctacaaaaaattttaaattatatctcTGCATTCtacacatttttataatctatTCACGAATTGATTTGAAAATAAGTACCTTTGAAAAATGGTTATCTCCAAGCTTAACTAAAGGCGTGGTCGGGAACATCCTTTGCGGTGACATTGACAAGAAACCATTACGTAATATGTACAAATTACTCATGACAAGAAGCAAATCTGAAGTCTTTTTGACGGGTAAAAATCTGCTACGTGGTACGTGAATACCtgtaaaatcaaaagaaaagagGTCTAGTTACTACTTTTTCTGAACGTCAAATCTTGCGATGTAAAGTTTTGTACAAACCGCAAGCTCCGTTGAAATTTTTCATAGCTGCACCTACTGCAGTTTCGAGTTGAATCACGTTCAAACcgttttcaaaagttttattatttacaatgatTTCCAATTGAAGCCCATCGCTACCCAGAATTCTTTCAATagctaaaaattaaaattccaaGCGTaagttgttttaaaaatagcaTTGCTTCgcttaaaatatataataagtaTGCTAATAACAGCATAAATTATCTTACCAGCGAGTTTTATCCATAAATTATTCGTATTGAAATATTTGAACGTTTTCACAGATTTAAAGTCTTCTACGTGTTCTTTGGGAACTTGTGCTATTTCAAGAAGTCGAAGTTTATCTTCATACTGAATTAGTGTGCCACCCTGTAAAcgttcaataaaaattaattttcttgaaCTTGTGACATTAATGGGCAAAAATAGTTGACCAATTGCTTACCTTGACGTCTGCCCTCGTTTT
The sequence above is drawn from the Nasonia vitripennis strain AsymCx chromosome 4, Nvit_psr_1.1, whole genome shotgun sequence genome and encodes:
- the LOC100122609 gene encoding sensory neuron membrane protein 2 isoform X3; translation: MTMKLVNGTEAYERWETLPIPLQFKVYFFNVSNPDEVQNGAKPIVKEVGPYVYDEYRHKYDITEDEDGTYSYNQTQLFSFNENASKPNKEDDNIIVAHLPLMAISLIAEKRLMSELLGTVVPHLFDNPKNVFLTTTVKKFLFDGVNINCSNGGGTVRLICNQIRRNAPAQLKVPDKGVDGPFVFSLLSYKNNTHDGRYKVSSGVKDISTLGEIYAWKNSSTVDAWKPNGTCNNIYGTDTTIFPPHRTQLSRVNVFQSDICRTVNLHYNDETEYKNIKGLRFVVEKDMLMSGANYSANKCYCLKETKGINGEDGCLLDGALELYRCQNVPLVLTFPHFYLAHEKYRESVEGLNPDKSKHEIFVELEPKSGTVLRGSKRVQFNIFYRPIHGINLTNKLAHSLMPVFWIDEGVELDDPNINLLYDSLVYPMKILDGVYWTLIGLGLAIGLISMVWCMLFAHKPKHLF
- the LOC100122609 gene encoding sensory neuron membrane protein 2 isoform X1, whose protein sequence is MPNTHVLIAITCMISCIIACSSGLYLGHLLFPRLISKTINSTMKLVNGTEAYERWETLPIPLQFKVYFFNVSNPDEVQNGAKPIVKEVGPYVYDEYRHKYDITEDEDGTYSYNQTQLFSFNENASKPNKEDDNIIVAHLPLMAISLIAEKRLMSELLGTVVPHLFDNPKNVFLTTTVKKFLFDGVNINCSNGGGTVRLICNQIRRNAPAQLKVPDKGVDGPFVFSLLSYKNNTHDGRYKVSSGVKDISTLGEIYAWKNSSTVDAWKPNGTCNNIYGTDTTIFPPHRTQLSRVNVFQSDICRTVNLHYNDETEYKNIKGLRFVVEKDMLMSGANYSANKCYCLKETKGINGEDGCLLDGALELYRCQNVPLVLTFPHFYLAHEKYRESVEGLNPDKSKHEIFVELEPKSGTVLRGSKRVQFNIFYRPIHGINLTNKLAHSLMPVFWIDEGVELDDPNINLLYDSLVYPMKILDGVYWTLIGLGLAIGLISMVWCMLFAHKPKHLF
- the LOC100122609 gene encoding sensory neuron membrane protein 2 isoform X2 gives rise to the protein MSLRICRSVCVAFGFILAGVGLLLGFYVFPLLVNQQVDDTMKLVNGTEAYERWETLPIPLQFKVYFFNVSNPDEVQNGAKPIVKEVGPYVYDEYRHKYDITEDEDGTYSYNQTQLFSFNENASKPNKEDDNIIVAHLPLMAISLIAEKRLMSELLGTVVPHLFDNPKNVFLTTTVKKFLFDGVNINCSNGGGTVRLICNQIRRNAPAQLKVPDKGVDGPFVFSLLSYKNNTHDGRYKVSSGVKDISTLGEIYAWKNSSTVDAWKPNGTCNNIYGTDTTIFPPHRTQLSRVNVFQSDICRTVNLHYNDETEYKNIKGLRFVVEKDMLMSGANYSANKCYCLKETKGINGEDGCLLDGALELYRCQNVPLVLTFPHFYLAHEKYRESVEGLNPDKSKHEIFVELEPKSGTVLRGSKRVQFNIFYRPIHGINLTNKLAHSLMPVFWIDEGVELDDPNINLLYDSLVYPMKILDGVYWTLIGLGLAIGLISMVWCMLFAHKPKHLF
- the LOC100114529 gene encoding fructose-1,6-bisphosphatase 1 codes for the protein MSSKGHTFDSNCMTLTRFVLEEQRKVPSATGDLTQLLNSIQTAVKAVSSAVRKAGIANMYGIAGTTNVQGEEVKKLDILSNELFINMLTSSFTTCLLVSEENPSAIEVKTENHGKYIVCFDPLDGSSNIDCLVSVGSIFGIYKKLDNSKPPSVSDALQQGKNLVAAGYALYGSATMMVLSIGQGVNGFTYDPAIGEFILTEKNMKIPSRGKIYSINEGNERTWDKAIKEYVDLKKNPSSGKPYGARYVGSMVADVHRTIKYGGIFMYPATKDNPNGKLRLLYECIPMAYIIKEAGGLASNGEINILDIVPKDIHQRSPIYLGSTEDVEDVLNCIKRHK